From Malaya genurostris strain Urasoe2022 chromosome 2, Malgen_1.1, whole genome shotgun sequence:
CAATTGTGCCACCGGAGTGATAAATATATGCTCAGCACAATTTCCACTTCAGTCGTCTGCGATCGAAACAGGTAGCTTGTCTCGTGTGGGgataacaaaattgaaaataacgCTTTTTGCACTGTGTGTGGTGTGTGGATGCCATTTGCTGTCTGCTGCACATTGTGTTCACTTTAGTTTATTAAATATCAATTACCGATTGATTTTGATTCTCCGGTGGCTAATTTTCTAATAAACTATCTGCGGTAGACTTTTCGAGCCTAATTTGAAGCACTTGTATTTCGGTGATTGGTTGATGAATTTgccacatttaacttgattcgaaaaagcTACTTCAATAGTGCACACATAAAAATGGATTCATGCACACTGGAATCTCCATTTACGAACGAAACCGTGGTTCGTTAATGGATTTAGTTGAAAATTGTGTTACACAATTAATTATTAACTATCTTGTCAATCAAATGTGACAAAAAACAACAATTAACTAACTTTCAGCCTACTACACGGTCTGATCGAGCAAAATATTTTAGTCTGTTGCTTAATGAAAATCttgctttcaaggatcacatacaaGGCATTCAGACTACCGGGAATGAAACGCATCaaaagattcagaataaaattgtcAAAGTCATGGAGAATGTAAATAAATTGTTAAAGTAATCTTAAAGCGGCCTCCCAGGTTTAATATAAATAAGTTGCACAGGACTCACGAACACAGAATGTTTTAATGATTTAATGTTAGATTGGCTTGTATTGGATTTCGTAGAAAGACGATTTCTTGCAGCAGTTTATCTTGAGACAGCTCAAAACTGAATAAGGCATTTTAATATTTCAGGTTAGTGGAACGAACTCAATACATCAGATTCTTACAAAATTTGGCCTTCTTCTTCCTATCAGAAATCTGAATTGGTCACAAAATGACGCTCAACAATTCCTGTATAGTTCATACTTATAATTataatgaaatttcacagtaataCTAAATGCTACTTACAATCAGTGATCAGTGattgaatttcaattcaaaatccATTCGCGGGATACAGCAGTAAAATAAAGAGAAATGATATTCGTATCTAATCCAacaatttttcacgttttttatcTTTCCGTTTGACAATTTTACTTTGTTTCCTTCTACGCATCCAGTCGTACCGTCAACCGCACCCGCCGTGTATCTCGTCAGTATGCCGCTGTCAGATAACTTCCGAGGGACTTCGAGTACATTGCTACACTGTACGCTaacagcttgaattttactggtttcgactttaacttgcattctgctagtagatgcgactgtatgaatcaaAATGCACCTCTTACCAACCAAGCAAATGTTTGCTTCTGTggatcagtcgattaacagacgtacattTTGACCCAATGATTCTCGTTTGGAGTCGCGGCGGTCGCTATtagtgttcatttttttttatttctatgagttcatgtcatggaattttagacacaatattgaatgttcttctaCGTAActatgcgtgaactgcgacgctccataagatgtaaaatcacggtgttttttcgaagtgtgtagatGATAGAATTGTCGTTAGTCATATAATAATTTCTGGAAAGGGTAGAATCATTTgctatgaaagaatccaatcgtCAATTTTCTCATTTGCAAACAATCTATGCGCTTTGACTAGAATAATTTTTCAGTTAAGTGCAAGTACCAACATGAAAAATTTGTatttattaagttattaagttattcaTAGTTTCAGAATTGGTTAGTTTTTAATATCATTGTGTGTATTTCAGAAATGAATTTAACCCATATGCATCgaaaattattacttttattgcgATATtgaatcgtttcatttgttctGGTTTATATAAGTTTATATAAGGCTGTTCGAATTTAAAATTGATGTTTTAAGtaaattttaaatcatataTGATGACTTTCTGTTAgagaatatttttcgaaaattttgcaatatttaaattttgggaaagggatcaaaataaaatcattaaTTACGAATGAATGTAATTGTCATTTTGCTTCggcaaaattttttctcgaagatgactcaacgaacTTCGACAAGCTCAAGTTCATTTGCAAGCTAACAAAGTTGATTAAATTTGTATAGGTTAagagctgaggacagtaccgtaaagtggtagttttttttgctattttcccgtttcaaattaaattttcttggaaacggtgcagaatatagaaaaacccacctgacaatgttttcgaaatttagttgagaatattctgtgaaattttcagaatgattcattgagtttagcggtcgtgttgtatttttttctgacttaagaactgctgaaaattggaacgctcggaaatgcatacctctacttgttcatcgaatatctcggctttaaagacttgtatcataaatctaccgcgacaaagtctagataatttagtttagatgcgattagtacataaaaacatatatgttatcgcgataaaaataaagtcttgtatttttctgtgacacaaagtcagtttcaattcaTCCGCAATTTTTTCGCTATGGTTTTCTGATAGCATTCCGAAAAAGGAGAgacaaataaaattggctcgacaaggctgccaaacacacagacattcaatcgttgtgatagttgaatattttttcattgttcattggaatccatgtaatgtccaacccatacgatagattaatgtgataaaacttttcttcaaaataataaaatgtatgctggcaacccggtacagtttgctcatatacgagagagtacaagagaaatacgatgcgtaaagggaattgagcgagccacgtggtcgatttaaaactcaacacgcgaccctctgtcctcagaccttaagtgcTTTTTTATGCACCCtgatttctcgaagatgaaagaatcgattttgaaagactTAAACTCTTTTGAAAGtcactattaggttatttgaaaACTCACAATACCAATGGCCGAAGTTGGAATTTTGCAAACGTTTTGATGAGACTATTTAATTGGCAAGAGAAGGTGCTATCACTCCACTAGGTGGAATCATCAGTATTTTTCTTAAACACCATCGAGAAAAATGTCCGCTAGTGATCTTTTCACAACCGAATCTTTGCTATGTGAGATCGGTCCCAATGAGCATCATGCATGCataatatcaaaaattttctgatcaaTAATTTTCTATCTGAGAATCGTTactgaaaaatttcaatcgcgattttcgaaattatgaTTTTCTCCCTACCCTGTTCTTCGCATATGTCGCTCTCATTTTTCGTACGAAACAAAATAATCTAGCTAGTGGCTGTGGTATCcaataggagattgatagtatctATTATATTTCTCCGGACAGGACCAGTCTAGAGATCGTGTAGCTAATAGTAGATcttctgggttcctgcttccatatcgtaaaaggccacaactgTAGAAGTTCTTCTTTTCCTATTTCCAGTGACCAAAgctgttttacctttctcatatagataggctatacaatcactgtgaaaaccgactgtttAACCGAGACCGTCAAATACCATTCGATTTAGCTAGACGAACTGATCAAATatctgtgtatatgtatgtgtgacaaatattgtcaacagctcttagtgtcatctaaagaactattaagattacttcttagaAAATtggaggtaaaaatcatcagttcagcgtaaatcaagaatagtttgattagctttgtgcatttttcgcagtgcggaattcgcaccaaacgagtgcacataaagctagcatttggcaTATATCAGATATCAGCAGGCTtcttctacggatccgtagattcTGTACTTCTAGAAAAACAAATACGTAGCTCTACGacgaaaacaaaattaaatcaaCCCACTAAAGTTGTAGTATTCATTCTCTATCGAATTAAAATTCTAGATACTCGCAACGGATCTGCCATGGTGAATGGGGTTTCCAGTATCGCCTCTACCGTCACCGTCACTGCAATCGAGCCAGCAACCCCGACTACATTAAAATCGAACGCTGCAACAACGGTGACAACCATTACTGCAAAATATCCTACCTATCGAAGTAGTTCCCTGAGAACGGTCAACAATTGGTTGGCAGGAAAACGACAAGACGATGCCAGCGAAGGCTTTTGGCGGGTTCATGATTCATTGTACGATCTAACAAACTTCATAGATCATCATCCGGGCGGAGCCGATTGGCTTAAGCTGACGAAGGCATGTTACACattataccttagatatgaaaaAAACACTGATTACTGGCCGTTTCTAGGGAACCGATATAACGGAGGCTTTCGAAAGCCATCACATCACCACTAAAGCCGAACTGCTACTGGCGAAGTATCGAATACGTGCTGCCCGGGAACCTCGAAATGTTCGATTGACGTTCCACGAGCATGGTTTCTACAAAACTTTAAAACGGAGGGTTCGGGAAAAATGGAACGATCTTGACAGGCGACCGGCGCAATACTCGGAATTCATCCTGGATTGTTTGTTGATTGGCGTTTTCCTGTTGCTATTCATTGCCGTAATCCTGGATAGTTATGCGGTAGCAACCGTCTGCGGGTTGGTTCTCGCGATGACAATGATCTGTGCCCATAATTTTTTCCACCAAAAAGACAACTGGAGAATGTTGGTTTTTAATTTGGCTTTCTTGAGTTACAGGTGAACACTTTTATCGACTGGGGGTTCAGTTATAAATACGGTTTCCTTGCAGAGAGCAGAGAATATCCCACATACTTTCTCATCATTTTTACCCGAATTCAAATTTGGACttggaaatatttttctttgaaccTTTTCTATGTTGGCTTCCACGATcatcgaaaaagaaaatcaGACTTCAGCGGTTCGGATCGTGGATTTACGGGTCAATTGTGTACGCGTTGatgtttttgaatgaatttgTCAAACGGTGAATTGGATTTATagtaaaatttcaataaaatatactAATATACGTATTTTATTACTTCAGTCAAGCGGAAATGTTCTTCACTAGGAATGCATCCTTCCATTGGGATGATCTTATAACATTGGTAATGCCAATTTTCATGTACACTACAACTACCAACAACTTGTGGGCGGTACTGAGGATGTGGATTTTCATCGTTTTGGTTGGAAGTTTTACCTTTGGATTCATTGCTATCAACGCAGCTCATCACCATCCGGAGATCGTCCATTCTGGAGATTCAATCCCGTAATTATTCGAATATCATCGATGTtcaataatcttttttttttttcaaactatctCGATCGGCCTACAGCGCGGATATCGATTTCGGTATTTACCAGATGGCCACAGTCATCGATCGGTCCGACAGAAAAGACTGGCAGTTGAATGTACTGACCAGCTTCGGTCACCATTGTTTGCATCACTTGTTTCCGACGGTGGACCACGGAATGCTTCCGCAGCTCTATCCGTTGTTTCTGGAGACGTGTGCTGAGTTCGATTTGGAACATCGACAGTATTCCTGGTGGCAGATGTTCGTTGGACAACACCAGCAGCTAGCACGCGTAATTCCGATGACGTACACCGGCGGAAGGACGAAGAACTACTAAATAAAGAATCTTGTAATAACAAAAACTACAGTGACAATGTCTGTTGTAGCTTTCTATATCGGAAAAGCAACAATAAAAACTTAACTAAATTTCCGTATTTTTTCACTTCAGGAGAccgaacaacatttcttttttggcaaagatatatttattaagCCACAATGCGGCTAGCTCTATGATGCCAAGGGAATATTCTTCCAAATCTTTGGAGCAGGTACATTTTTCTGAAACTTGCTTGAGAATTAATCGTTGTTTCACATTAAGTAAACCTCATTGAtccctgcatgctgatcaatacaaTACGAATGCCTACTATGGAAGAGGCTCACCGCGTTTTTATTTGTAGCTCGTTTTTAAAGAATCAGTCGTACGTTACAACTATTCGTGAGTTTAATTAACAGTTTAAACTAATGCCGAAAATGCCGGTGCCTTCGCATATTACTTGTAAGCTGTGGGTGAAAAACTTTGTACAAACTGATTCTGTGACCAAAATAAAACCTCCGGGTCACGTCCGGACTGTCCGGACTTACAAGAGAATGTTGAACGTGTTCGATCCGCTCTTGTGAAGAGTTCCGCGCGTTCGTGTAAGAAACATGCGGCTGCTCTTCAAATTTTTCGTCGTTCGTTTTCAGTTGAAACTGGCGTGTTGTTTGCGAACCAGACGCTCGAAATGCCAGGCCAGCGACACAATCATGAGCAACGAAGCACACTTCCACCTAGACGACGCGgtaaacaagcaaaattgttgtTATCATGCCGAGATGAATCTGTTACAGGTTGTGTAGAAATCGTAAGaataatttaaaatgtttatgAAACTCACGAATAGTTTTAACGTACGATTGATTTTTTACAAAATGAGTTAAAAACAAAGACGCGGCGAGCGACTCTCcagtgctccatgatggaaaactactagacgaaaataAACCTTAATTAtacaaaatgtgtcaggttcctttgcgcaaccctgtaCTAGAAACCGACCCCTCATTTCGATCCCCTATATTTTTTTCGTAAGAAAAACAAAGAAATAACTACTTTAAATGAATCCTTCATGCTTGCAGCGAGACACAGTGGATGTAGAATTTAATATTTATAGTATGGACTACATTTGTACTTCGTGTAAGTTATTTAAAAACAACGTTACGCCTCCATGTAACTGCATGATGGGATTCTTCTTTCTATTCTGCGAttcattgaaattttgtttgagatgttGAAATAGAGGTTTTGGAAGtcaattgaaatatttatatttgcgatggacagattaaatttggaataaaacaaatttgatgtatgccagtgttgggaaaatcatgatcagaaaaaaaatcaattcactATCACTCATGAAAACATCCgatcaagagattttctaaaaaaagcaCAGTGGCTGAATAAATCACTTCcgataaataaaacaaatcgataaataatttatttattcatgaaacaaactctgaacctcgaatATCATAAGTGATTTTtagtgtcagcgaaacttgatgagaaattttcacccacagaaatatcgcttaagagataatcgaaagggagaaaAGCTTCCGATGATATTTCAATGCCGAATTTTCACTGCGCTTcagttcattattatattttcatcaatcaaAAATCTCTACTAAATAAATTCGCAACTCAACCGCaactgaaaaatattaattgcgaTATTCTCGATGCACGGagggtggtcaatatgaacaataatatttttccacat
This genomic window contains:
- the LOC131430408 gene encoding cytochrome b5-related protein-like; this encodes MVNGVSSIASTVTVTAIEPATPTTLKSNAATTVTTITAKYPTYRSSSLRTVNNWLAGKRQDDASEGFWRVHDSLYDLTNFIDHHPGGADWLKLTKGTDITEAFESHHITTKAELLLAKYRIRAAREPRNVRLTFHEHGFYKTLKRRVREKWNDLDRRPAQYSEFILDCLLIGVFLLLFIAVILDSYAVATVCGLVLAMTMICAHNFFHQKDNWRMLVFNLAFLSYREQRISHILSHHFYPNSNLDLEIFFFEPFLCWLPRSSKKKIRLQRFGSWIYGSIVYALMFLNEFVKRQAEMFFTRNASFHWDDLITLVMPIFMYTTTTNNLWAVLRMWIFIVLVGSFTFGFIAINAAHHHPEIVHSGDSIPADIDFGIYQMATVIDRSDRKDWQLNVLTSFGHHCLHHLFPTVDHGMLPQLYPLFLETCAEFDLEHRQYSWWQMFVGQHQQLARVIPMTYTGGRTKNY